A DNA window from Streptomyces canus contains the following coding sequences:
- the yajC gene encoding preprotein translocase subunit YajC, whose protein sequence is MSLVTLLPFIVLIGAMFLMTRSAKKKQQQAASMRNDMQPGSGVRTIGGMYATVKEVNEDTVLLDAGPGIDLLFAKNAIGAVLSDDEYNRIVHGIEHDLKSDSDVVPDDASSLTDTETDESADEAAAASDEKSVDLGKKDTAEEPADDAPAKADAETEAAEAKSDDEPKKTDGESGAK, encoded by the coding sequence GTGAGTCTCGTGACCCTCCTCCCGTTCATCGTGCTCATCGGGGCCATGTTCCTGATGACCCGCTCGGCCAAGAAGAAGCAGCAGCAGGCCGCGAGCATGCGGAACGACATGCAGCCCGGCAGTGGCGTCCGCACCATCGGGGGCATGTACGCCACGGTCAAGGAGGTCAACGAGGACACGGTCCTCCTCGACGCCGGTCCCGGCATCGATCTTCTCTTCGCGAAGAACGCCATCGGTGCCGTCCTGTCCGACGACGAGTACAACCGCATCGTCCACGGCATCGAGCACGACCTGAAGTCCGACTCCGACGTCGTCCCGGACGACGCCTCCTCCCTCACCGACACCGAGACCGACGAGTCCGCCGACGAAGCTGCCGCCGCCTCCGACGAGAAGTCCGTCGACCTCGGTAAGAAGGACACGGCCGAGGAGCCCGCCGACGACGCGCCCGCCAAGGCCGACGCCGAGACCGAGGCAGCCGAGGCGAAGTCGGACGACGAGCCGAAGAAGACCGACGGCGAGTCCGGCGCGAAGTAG
- the ruvB gene encoding Holliday junction branch migration DNA helicase RuvB: MNWDDTTDATASERLVGASADREDQAVEAALRPKDLDEFIGQEKVREQLDLVLRAARAREATADHVLLSGAPGLGKTTLSMIIAAEMNAPIRITSGPAIQHAGDLAAILSSLQEGEVLFLDEIHRMSRPAEEMLYMAMEDFRVDVIVGKGPGATAIPLELPPFTLVGATTRAGLLPPPLRDRFGFTAHMEFYEPAELERVIHRSANLLDVEIGSDGAAEIAGRSRGTPRIANRLLRRVRDYAQVRADGVITRDIAAAALKVYEVDARGLDRLDRGVLEALLKLFGGGPVGLSTLAVAVGEERETVEEVAEPFLVREGLLARTPRGRVATPAAWAHLGLTPPRSASTGNGQQDLFGA, encoded by the coding sequence ATGAACTGGGACGACACCACCGACGCGACCGCCTCCGAGCGGCTTGTCGGTGCGTCCGCCGACCGTGAGGACCAGGCGGTGGAGGCCGCCCTGCGCCCCAAGGACCTGGACGAGTTCATCGGCCAGGAGAAGGTGCGCGAACAGCTCGACCTGGTGCTCAGGGCGGCACGCGCGCGGGAGGCCACCGCCGACCACGTGCTGCTCTCCGGCGCCCCCGGCCTCGGCAAGACCACCCTGTCGATGATCATCGCGGCCGAGATGAACGCCCCGATCCGGATCACCAGCGGCCCCGCCATCCAGCACGCCGGCGACCTCGCCGCGATCCTCTCCTCCCTCCAGGAGGGCGAGGTCCTCTTCCTCGACGAGATCCACCGCATGTCGCGGCCCGCCGAGGAGATGCTCTACATGGCGATGGAGGACTTCCGCGTCGACGTCATCGTCGGAAAGGGCCCCGGCGCCACCGCCATCCCGCTGGAGCTGCCCCCGTTCACGCTGGTCGGCGCCACCACGCGCGCGGGCCTGCTGCCGCCTCCGCTGCGCGACCGCTTCGGCTTCACCGCGCACATGGAGTTCTACGAACCCGCCGAGCTGGAGCGCGTCATCCACCGCTCGGCCAACCTGCTCGACGTCGAGATCGGTTCCGACGGTGCCGCCGAGATCGCAGGCCGCTCCCGCGGCACGCCCCGTATCGCCAACCGTCTGCTGCGCCGGGTCCGGGACTACGCCCAGGTCAGGGCCGACGGAGTCATCACGCGCGACATCGCGGCGGCAGCGCTCAAGGTCTACGAAGTCGACGCCCGCGGCCTCGACCGCCTCGACCGGGGAGTCCTGGAGGCCCTGCTCAAGCTCTTCGGCGGCGGCCCCGTCGGCCTGTCCACCCTCGCGGTCGCGGTGGGGGAGGAGCGCGAGACCGTCGAGGAGGTCGCCGAACCCTTCCTCGTGCGCGAGGGTCTCCTCGCCCGCACGCCGCGCGGACGGGTCGCCACTCCCGCCGCATGGGCGCATCTCGGCCTCACCCCGCCCCGCTCGGCGTCCACAGGAAACGGACAACAAGACCTGTTCGGGGCGTGA
- the ruvA gene encoding Holliday junction branch migration protein RuvA, with translation MIAFVSGTVAALAPDAAVVEVGGVGMAVQCTPNTLSTLRLGKPAKLATSLVVREDSLTLYGFVDDDERQVFELLQTASGVGPRLAQSMLAVHAPDALRRAVATGDEKALIAVPGIGKKGAQKLLLELKDRLGEPIGAPAIGAPVTQGWRDQLHAALIGLGYATREADEAVTAVTPQAEAAEGTPQVGQLLKAALQTLNRAR, from the coding sequence ATGATCGCCTTTGTGAGCGGCACGGTCGCCGCACTCGCTCCCGACGCCGCCGTGGTCGAGGTCGGCGGTGTCGGCATGGCGGTGCAATGCACGCCGAACACGCTGTCTACGCTCCGCCTCGGCAAACCCGCCAAGCTCGCCACCTCCCTCGTCGTACGGGAGGACTCCCTCACCCTCTACGGCTTCGTCGACGACGACGAGCGCCAGGTCTTCGAACTGCTGCAGACCGCGAGCGGAGTCGGCCCGCGGCTGGCCCAGTCCATGCTGGCCGTGCACGCGCCCGACGCGCTGCGCCGAGCGGTGGCCACGGGCGACGAGAAGGCGCTCATCGCCGTGCCCGGCATCGGCAAGAAGGGCGCCCAGAAGCTGCTCCTGGAGCTGAAGGACCGGCTGGGCGAGCCGATCGGCGCGCCCGCGATCGGCGCTCCGGTCACCCAGGGCTGGCGCGACCAGCTGCACGCCGCCCTGATCGGCCTCGGATACGCCACACGCGAGGCCGACGAGGCCGTCACCGCCGTCACCCCGCAGGCGGAGGCGGCCGAGGGCACCCCCCAGGTCGGCCAACTGCTGAAGGCGGCCCTCCAGACCCTGAACCGCGCCCGCTGA
- the ruvC gene encoding crossover junction endodeoxyribonuclease RuvC — MRVLGVDPGLTRCGVGVVEGVAGRPLTMIGVGVVRTPADAELGQRLVAVEQGIEQWLDEHRPECVAVERVFSQHNVRTVMGTAQASAVAMLCAARRGIPVALHTPSEVKAAVTGSGRADKAQVGAMVTRLLRLDAPPRPADAADALALAICHIWRAPAQNRLQQAVALQAATARKGRTA, encoded by the coding sequence GTGCGCGTACTCGGGGTGGACCCCGGACTGACGCGGTGCGGTGTCGGTGTGGTCGAAGGCGTCGCCGGCCGGCCGCTCACGATGATCGGCGTCGGGGTCGTACGCACGCCCGCGGACGCCGAGTTGGGGCAGCGGCTCGTCGCCGTCGAGCAGGGCATCGAGCAGTGGCTGGACGAGCACCGGCCCGAATGCGTCGCCGTGGAGCGGGTGTTCAGCCAGCACAACGTCCGTACGGTGATGGGCACCGCCCAGGCCAGCGCCGTCGCGATGCTGTGCGCCGCCCGCCGCGGCATCCCCGTCGCCCTGCACACCCCGAGCGAGGTCAAGGCCGCCGTCACCGGCAGCGGACGCGCCGACAAGGCCCAGGTCGGCGCCATGGTCACCCGTCTGCTGCGGCTCGACGCCCCGCCCAGGCCGGCCGACGCCGCCGACGCCCTCGCGCTCGCCATCTGCCACATCTGGCGCGCGCCCGCCCAGAACCGACTCCAGCAGGCCGTCGCCCTGCAGGCAGCAACAGCACGGAAAGGCCGTACGGCATGA
- a CDS encoding YebC/PmpR family DNA-binding transcriptional regulator — MSGHSKWATTKHKKAVIDAKRGKLFAKMIKNIEVAARTGGADVSGNPTLFDAIQKAKKSSVPNKNIDSAVKRGAGLEAGGADYETIMYEGYGPNGVAVLIECLTDNRNRAASDVRVAMTRNGGSMADPGSVSYLFNRKGVVIVPKGELGEDDVLGAVLDAGAEEVNDLGESFEVISEATDLVAVRTALQDAGIDYDSADANFVPTMQVELDEEGARKIFKLIDALEDSDDVQNVFANFDVSDEVMEKVDA; from the coding sequence ATGTCCGGCCACTCTAAATGGGCTACGACGAAGCACAAGAAGGCCGTGATCGACGCCAAGCGCGGCAAGCTCTTCGCGAAGATGATCAAGAACATCGAGGTCGCGGCCCGTACCGGTGGCGCCGATGTGTCCGGTAACCCGACGCTGTTCGACGCCATCCAGAAGGCCAAGAAGAGCTCGGTACCGAACAAGAACATCGACTCCGCGGTCAAGCGCGGTGCCGGTCTCGAGGCCGGTGGCGCCGACTACGAGACGATCATGTACGAAGGTTACGGCCCGAACGGCGTCGCAGTGCTCATCGAGTGCCTCACCGACAACCGCAACCGCGCCGCCTCCGACGTGCGCGTCGCCATGACCCGCAACGGCGGCTCGATGGCCGACCCGGGCTCGGTCTCGTACCTCTTCAACCGCAAGGGCGTCGTGATCGTCCCCAAGGGCGAGCTGGGCGAGGACGATGTCCTCGGTGCCGTCCTGGACGCGGGTGCCGAGGAGGTCAACGACCTCGGTGAGTCCTTCGAGGTCATCTCCGAGGCCACCGACCTGGTCGCGGTCCGCACCGCCCTCCAGGACGCCGGGATCGACTACGACTCCGCCGACGCCAACTTCGTCCCGACCATGCAGGTCGAGCTCGACGAGGAAGGTGCCCGGAAGATCTTCAAGCTGATCGACGCCCTCGAGGACAGCGACGACGTGCAGAACGTGTTCGCCAACTTCGATGTCAGCGACGAGGTCATGGAGAAGGTAGACGCCTGA
- the pdxT gene encoding pyridoxal 5'-phosphate synthase glutaminase subunit PdxT, whose translation MSTPVIGVLALQGDVREHLVALAAADAVARPVRRPDELAEVDGLVIPGGESTTISKLAVLFGVMEPLRARVRAGMPVYGTCAGLIMLADKILDPRSGQETIGGIDMIVRRNAFGRQNESFEAAVDVKGVEGDPVEGVFIRAPWVESVGAETEVLAEHEGHIVAVRQGNALATSFHPELTGDHRVHSLFVDMVRANRAPGS comes from the coding sequence ATGAGCACTCCTGTCATAGGCGTCCTGGCCCTCCAGGGCGACGTCCGGGAGCACCTCGTGGCCCTGGCCGCGGCCGACGCCGTGGCCAGGCCGGTGCGGCGCCCCGACGAACTCGCCGAGGTGGACGGCCTCGTCATTCCAGGCGGCGAGTCCACCACCATCTCCAAGCTGGCGGTCCTGTTCGGCGTGATGGAGCCGCTACGCGCGCGTGTACGTGCCGGAATGCCTGTCTACGGCACCTGCGCGGGCCTGATCATGCTGGCCGACAAGATCCTCGACCCGCGCTCCGGCCAGGAGACGATCGGCGGCATCGACATGATCGTGCGACGCAACGCCTTCGGACGGCAGAACGAGTCCTTCGAAGCGGCGGTCGACGTGAAGGGCGTCGAGGGCGATCCTGTGGAGGGCGTTTTCATCCGCGCCCCCTGGGTCGAGTCCGTGGGCGCTGAGACCGAAGTGCTCGCCGAGCACGAGGGTCACATTGTCGCGGTCCGCCAGGGCAACGCTCTCGCCACGTCGTTCCACCCGGAACTGACCGGCGACCACCGCGTGCACTCCCTGTTCGTCGACATGGTGCGCGCGAACCGGGCGCCGGGGTCCTAG
- the pdxS gene encoding pyridoxal 5'-phosphate synthase lyase subunit PdxS produces MPSTENQAPETGTARVKRGMAEQLKGGVIMDVVTPEQAKIAEDAGAVAVMALERVPADIRKDGGVARMSDPDMIEGIIEAVSIPVMAKSRIGHFVEAQVLQSLGVDYIDESEVLTPADEVNHSDKWSFTTPFVCGATNLGEALRRIAEGAAMIRSKGEAGTGNVVEAVRHLRQIKNEIARLRGYDNHELYAAAKELRAPYELVREVAELGKLPVVLFSAGGVATPADAALMRQLGAEGVFVGSGIFKSGDPAKRAAAIVKATTFYDDPKIIADASRNLGEAMVGINCDTLPETERYANRGW; encoded by the coding sequence GTGCCCAGCACCGAGAACCAGGCTCCCGAGACCGGCACCGCGCGCGTGAAGCGCGGTATGGCGGAGCAGCTCAAGGGCGGCGTGATCATGGACGTCGTCACGCCGGAGCAGGCGAAGATCGCGGAGGACGCGGGCGCCGTCGCCGTCATGGCCCTGGAGCGGGTCCCCGCCGACATCCGCAAGGACGGCGGCGTGGCCCGGATGTCCGACCCGGACATGATCGAGGGCATCATCGAGGCCGTCTCGATCCCGGTCATGGCCAAGTCCCGCATCGGCCACTTCGTCGAGGCCCAGGTCCTGCAGTCCCTCGGCGTCGACTACATCGACGAGTCCGAGGTCCTCACCCCGGCCGACGAGGTCAACCACTCCGACAAGTGGTCCTTCACGACGCCCTTCGTCTGCGGCGCCACCAACCTGGGCGAGGCCCTGCGCCGCATCGCCGAGGGCGCGGCCATGATCCGCTCCAAGGGCGAGGCCGGCACCGGCAACGTCGTCGAGGCCGTCCGTCACCTGCGTCAGATCAAGAACGAGATCGCCAGGCTGCGTGGCTACGACAACCACGAGCTGTACGCCGCCGCCAAGGAGCTGCGCGCCCCCTACGAGCTCGTCAGGGAAGTCGCCGAACTCGGCAAGCTCCCGGTCGTGCTGTTCTCCGCCGGTGGCGTGGCCACCCCGGCCGACGCCGCCCTGATGCGCCAGCTCGGCGCCGAGGGCGTCTTCGTCGGCTCCGGCATCTTCAAGTCCGGCGACCCGGCCAAGCGCGCCGCCGCCATCGTGAAGGCCACCACCTTCTACGACGACCCGAAGATCATCGCGGACGCGTCCCGCAACCTCGGCGAGGCCATGGTCGGCATCAACTGCGACACCCTCCCCGAGACCGAGCGCTACGCCAACCGCGGCTGGTAA
- a CDS encoding glycosyltransferase family 4 protein, giving the protein MRIGIVCPYSWDVPGGVQFHIRDLAEYFIRLGHEVSVLAPADDDTPLPPYVVSAGRAVPVPYNGSVARLSFGFLSAARVRRWLHDGEFDVVHIHEPSSPSLGLLTCWAAQGPIVATFHTSNPRSRVMVAAYSILQAALEKISARIAVSEYARRTLVEHLGGDAVVIPNGVDVDFFAKAEPKPEWQGDTIGFMGRIDEPRKGLPVLMKALPKILAERPRTRLLVAGRGDEEEAVESLPEELRARVEFLGMVSDVDKARFLRSVDLYVAPNTGGESFGIILVEAMSAGAPVLASDLDAFAQVLDHGAAGELFANEDADALAAAALRLLGDPARLTELRERGSAHVRRFDWSTVGADILSVYETVTAGAAAVAAADVDRGPGLRARLGLARD; this is encoded by the coding sequence GTGAGAATCGGCATCGTCTGCCCGTACTCCTGGGATGTGCCGGGTGGCGTCCAGTTCCACATCCGTGATCTGGCCGAGTACTTCATCCGCCTCGGCCACGAGGTGTCCGTCCTCGCCCCGGCCGACGACGACACCCCGCTGCCGCCGTACGTCGTCTCGGCCGGCCGCGCGGTTCCGGTTCCGTACAACGGCTCGGTGGCCAGGCTGAGCTTCGGCTTCCTGTCGGCGGCACGGGTGCGCCGCTGGTTGCACGACGGCGAGTTCGACGTGGTCCACATCCATGAGCCGTCCTCGCCGTCGCTCGGCCTGCTGACCTGCTGGGCCGCGCAGGGCCCGATCGTCGCCACCTTCCACACCTCGAACCCGCGCTCCCGGGTCATGGTCGCCGCGTACTCGATCCTCCAGGCCGCCCTGGAGAAGATCAGCGCCCGGATCGCCGTCAGCGAGTACGCCCGCCGCACGCTCGTCGAGCACCTCGGCGGCGACGCGGTGGTGATCCCGAACGGCGTGGACGTCGACTTCTTCGCCAAGGCCGAGCCGAAGCCCGAGTGGCAGGGCGACACGATCGGCTTCATGGGGCGCATCGACGAGCCACGCAAGGGCCTGCCGGTGCTGATGAAGGCCCTGCCGAAGATCCTCGCCGAGCGCCCCCGGACCCGGCTGCTGGTGGCTGGACGCGGCGACGAGGAGGAGGCGGTGGAGTCGCTCCCCGAGGAGCTGCGCGCGCGTGTGGAGTTCCTCGGCATGGTCAGCGACGTGGACAAGGCCCGCTTCCTGCGCAGCGTCGACCTGTACGTCGCCCCCAACACCGGCGGCGAGAGCTTTGGGATCATCCTCGTCGAGGCCATGTCGGCGGGCGCTCCGGTGCTCGCCTCCGACCTCGACGCCTTCGCCCAGGTGCTCGACCACGGCGCGGCGGGCGAACTCTTCGCCAACGAGGACGCGGACGCACTGGCGGCCGCGGCGCTGCGGCTCCTCGGTGACCCGGCGAGGCTGACCGAACTGCGAGAGCGCGGCAGCGCGCACGTCCGGCGGTTCGACTGGTCGACCGTCGGGGCGGACATCCTGTCGGTCTACGAGACGGTGACGGCGGGCGCCGCGGCGGTGGCCGCGGCGGATGTCGACCGGGGCCCGGGATTGCGCGCCCGACTCGGACTCGCCCGCGACTGA
- a CDS encoding phosphatidylinositol mannoside acyltransferase, with protein MSAQERLTDSLYGLGWGVVKKLPEPVAVRLGRSIADLAWKRRGKGVLRLESNYARVVPDASPERLAELSRAGMRSYLRYWMESFRLPAWSKERIKGGFDPKDLHYLTEGLAAGKGVILALPHMANWDLAGAWVTTELETPFTTVAERLKPETLYDRFVAYRQGLGMEVLPHSGGTAFGTLARRLRDGGLVCLVAERDLSSSGVEVRFFGEATRIPAGPALLAQQTGALLLPVTLWYDDSPVMQGRVHPPVEVPETGTRAEKTSVMAQALADAFATGIADHPEDWHMLQRLWLKDLEPRPSDGARP; from the coding sequence GTGAGCGCCCAGGAGCGGCTGACGGACTCGCTGTACGGTCTCGGCTGGGGCGTGGTCAAGAAACTCCCCGAGCCGGTCGCCGTGCGCCTCGGCCGGAGCATCGCCGACCTGGCCTGGAAACGGCGTGGCAAGGGCGTGCTCCGACTGGAGAGCAACTACGCGCGCGTGGTGCCCGACGCGAGCCCCGAGCGCCTCGCCGAGCTCTCGCGCGCGGGCATGCGTTCGTATCTGCGCTACTGGATGGAATCCTTCCGGCTGCCCGCCTGGAGCAAGGAACGCATAAAGGGCGGCTTCGACCCGAAGGATCTCCATTATCTGACCGAGGGGCTCGCGGCCGGCAAAGGCGTCATTCTCGCGCTGCCGCACATGGCCAACTGGGACCTCGCCGGCGCCTGGGTCACCACCGAGCTGGAGACGCCGTTCACGACGGTCGCCGAGCGGCTCAAGCCGGAGACGCTGTACGACCGTTTCGTCGCCTACCGCCAGGGCCTCGGGATGGAGGTGCTCCCGCACAGCGGCGGCACCGCCTTCGGCACGCTGGCCCGGCGGCTCCGGGACGGCGGCCTGGTCTGTCTGGTCGCCGAGCGCGACCTGTCGTCGTCCGGGGTCGAGGTGCGGTTCTTCGGCGAGGCGACCCGCATCCCCGCGGGCCCGGCCCTGCTCGCCCAGCAGACGGGCGCGCTGCTGCTGCCGGTGACACTCTGGTACGACGACTCGCCGGTCATGCAGGGAAGGGTGCATCCCCCGGTCGAGGTGCCCGAGACAGGTACGCGGGCCGAAAAGACGTCTGTCATGGCACAGGCGCTGGCCGATGCCTTCGCCACAGGGATCGCCGACCACCCGGAGGACTGGCACATGCTGCAGCGCTTGTGGCTGAAGGACCTCGAGCCCCGCCCGTCGGACGGGGCCCGCCCGTGA
- the pgsA gene encoding phosphatidylinositol phosphate synthase, translating to MLNKYARAFFTRVLTPFATFLIRRGVSPDTVTLLGTAGVVAGALVFYPVGEFFWGTVVITLFVFSDLVDGNMARQLGRSSRWGAFLDSTLDRVADGAIFGGFALWYAGGGDDIALCAVSIFCLASGQVVSYTKARGESIGLPVAVNGLVERAERLVISLVAAGLAGLHKFGVPGIQYLLPIALWIVAVGSLVTLIQRVVTVRRESAEAEAEAEADAAEPGAASSEAAESDAVGRDGVGSDGARAGGAESAAAEERQKSQEQGSEAAK from the coding sequence ATGCTGAACAAGTACGCGCGTGCATTCTTCACGCGTGTTCTCACGCCGTTCGCCACATTTCTGATCAGAAGGGGCGTCAGCCCCGACACGGTCACGCTCCTCGGCACCGCCGGAGTGGTCGCGGGCGCGCTGGTCTTCTACCCCGTGGGCGAGTTCTTCTGGGGCACGGTCGTGATCACGCTCTTCGTGTTCTCCGACCTCGTCGACGGCAACATGGCCCGCCAGCTCGGCCGTTCCAGCCGCTGGGGCGCCTTCCTCGACTCCACCCTCGACCGCGTCGCCGACGGCGCGATCTTCGGCGGCTTCGCCCTCTGGTACGCCGGGGGCGGCGACGACATCGCGCTGTGCGCGGTCTCCATCTTCTGCCTGGCCAGCGGCCAGGTGGTGTCGTACACGAAGGCCCGTGGCGAGTCGATCGGGCTGCCGGTCGCCGTCAACGGCCTCGTCGAGCGCGCCGAGCGGCTGGTCATCTCACTGGTCGCGGCCGGCTTGGCGGGCCTGCACAAGTTCGGTGTGCCGGGTATCCAGTACCTGCTGCCGATCGCGCTGTGGATCGTCGCCGTCGGCAGCCTGGTCACGCTGATCCAGCGGGTCGTCACGGTCCGCCGGGAGTCGGCGGAGGCGGAGGCCGAGGCCGAGGCCGACGCCGCTGAGCCTGGTGCTGCCTCGTCGGAAGCGGCGGAGTCGGACGCCGTCGGGCGGGATGGCGTGGGTTCGGACGGAGCCCGTGCGGGGGGCGCCGAGTCGGCCGCCGCCGAGGAGAGGCAGAAGTCGCAGGAACAGGGGAGCGAGGCCGCGAAGTGA
- a CDS encoding elongation factor G-like protein EF-G2, with product MGDKANAHPGAAGRATAADHPASVRNVVLVGHSGSGKTTLVEALALTAGAVNRAGRVEDGGTVSDYDEIEHRQQRSVQLSLVPVEWDGYKINLLDTPGYADFVGELRAGLRAADAALFVVSASDGVDGSTRMVWEECAAVGMPRAIVVTHLEAARADFEEMTRICAEAFGGDDPDAVLPLYLPLHGPQGPDGHAPVTGLTGLLSQKLFDYSSGERKEAEPGEDLLPGIEEARNRLIEGIISESEDETLMDRYLGGEEIDFKTLVEDLERAVARGVFHPVLAAAPAAEGARQGLGTVELLELVTGGFPTPFEHPTPGVTTIDGKPREIKACDTEGPLVAEVVKTASDPYVGRISLVRVFSGTLRPDATVHVSGHGLADRGHEDHDVDERIGALSAPFGKQQRSLTHCIAGDLACVAKLSRAETGDTLSAKDDPLLMEPWEMPDPLLPLAIQAHSKADEDKLSQGLARLVAEDPTMRLEQNQDTHQVVLWCLGEAHADVALERLRSRYGVQVDVVPHRVSLRETFADKSSGRGRHVKQSGGHGQFAICEIEVEPLPGGSGIEFVDKVVGGAVPRQFIPSVEKGVRAQAAKGVATGHQLIDVRVTLLDGKAHSVDSSDAAFQTAGALALREAAADARIHLLEPVAEVSVLVGDDYVGAVMSDLSGRRGRVLGTEQTNGGRTLVKAEVPEIEIGRYAVDLRSLSHGTARFSRSYARHEPMPPQIAERIREEARDAS from the coding sequence ATGGGCGACAAGGCGAACGCACACCCCGGAGCCGCCGGCAGGGCAACAGCGGCCGACCACCCCGCGTCCGTACGGAATGTGGTGCTGGTCGGCCACTCCGGTTCGGGCAAGACGACATTGGTGGAAGCTCTCGCGCTGACAGCGGGGGCAGTGAACCGGGCGGGCCGCGTGGAGGACGGCGGCACCGTCTCCGACTACGACGAGATCGAGCACCGGCAGCAACGCTCGGTGCAGCTCTCCCTGGTGCCCGTCGAATGGGACGGGTACAAGATCAATCTTCTGGACACCCCCGGATACGCCGACTTCGTCGGGGAACTCAGGGCCGGTCTGCGAGCGGCGGACGCGGCCCTTTTCGTCGTCTCGGCCTCGGACGGGGTGGACGGTTCCACACGCATGGTGTGGGAGGAGTGCGCGGCTGTCGGCATGCCCCGGGCGATCGTCGTCACGCATCTGGAGGCCGCCCGGGCGGACTTCGAGGAGATGACGCGGATCTGCGCGGAGGCCTTCGGCGGCGACGACCCCGACGCCGTACTCCCGCTCTATCTGCCGCTGCACGGCCCGCAGGGGCCCGACGGGCACGCGCCCGTGACCGGGCTGACCGGTCTGCTGTCGCAGAAGCTGTTCGACTACTCGTCCGGGGAGCGCAAGGAGGCAGAGCCGGGCGAGGACCTGCTGCCGGGCATCGAGGAGGCCCGCAACCGGCTGATCGAGGGGATCATCTCGGAGAGCGAGGACGAGACCCTCATGGACCGCTATCTCGGCGGCGAGGAGATCGACTTCAAGACGCTCGTGGAGGACCTGGAGCGGGCCGTCGCACGCGGGGTGTTCCACCCTGTCCTGGCCGCCGCCCCCGCGGCCGAGGGCGCCAGGCAGGGGCTCGGCACGGTCGAACTCCTCGAGCTGGTCACCGGCGGTTTCCCGACGCCGTTCGAGCATCCCACGCCGGGTGTCACGACGATCGACGGCAAGCCGCGCGAGATCAAGGCGTGCGACACCGAGGGGCCGCTGGTCGCGGAGGTCGTGAAGACCGCCTCCGATCCGTACGTCGGCCGGATCTCGCTGGTGCGGGTCTTCTCCGGCACCCTGCGCCCGGACGCGACGGTCCATGTCTCCGGTCACGGGCTCGCCGACCGCGGTCACGAGGACCACGACGTCGACGAACGCATCGGCGCGCTGTCCGCCCCCTTCGGCAAACAGCAGCGCTCCCTCACGCACTGCATCGCGGGCGACCTCGCGTGCGTGGCGAAGCTGAGCCGCGCGGAGACCGGCGACACCCTCTCGGCCAAGGACGACCCGCTGCTCATGGAGCCGTGGGAGATGCCTGACCCGCTGTTGCCGCTCGCCATCCAGGCGCACAGCAAGGCGGACGAGGACAAGCTCTCGCAGGGCCTCGCCCGGCTGGTCGCCGAGGACCCGACCATGCGCCTCGAACAGAACCAGGACACCCACCAGGTCGTCCTGTGGTGCCTGGGCGAGGCGCACGCCGACGTGGCACTGGAGCGACTGCGCAGCCGCTACGGCGTGCAGGTGGACGTCGTACCGCACCGGGTCTCCCTGCGCGAGACGTTCGCCGACAAGTCGAGCGGGCGCGGGCGCCATGTGAAGCAGTCCGGAGGGCACGGGCAGTTCGCCATCTGCGAGATCGAGGTGGAGCCGCTGCCCGGCGGCTCGGGTATCGAGTTCGTGGACAAGGTCGTCGGTGGCGCGGTGCCACGGCAGTTCATCCCGTCCGTGGAGAAGGGCGTACGGGCACAGGCGGCCAAGGGGGTCGCCACCGGCCATCAGCTCATCGACGTGCGGGTGACGCTGCTGGACGGCAAGGCGCACTCCGTGGACTCCTCGGACGCCGCGTTCCAGACGGCCGGGGCACTGGCCCTCAGGGAGGCCGCGGCCGACGCGAGGATCCATCTGCTGGAGCCGGTGGCCGAGGTGTCCGTGCTGGTCGGCGACGACTACGTGGGTGCCGTGATGAGCGACCTGTCGGGGCGGCGCGGCCGCGTGCTCGGCACCGAGCAGACCAACGGCGGGCGCACGCTGGTCAAGGCCGAGGTGCCCGAGATCGAGATCGGGCGGTATGCGGTGGACCTCAGGTCCCTGTCGCACGGCACCGCGCGCTTCAGTCGGTCCTACGCGCGGCACGAGCCCATGCCGCCGCAGATCGCAGAGAGGATCCGTGAAGAGGCGCGCGACGCCTCGTAG